The Arcanobacterium pinnipediorum genome includes a region encoding these proteins:
- the mraZ gene encoding division/cell wall cluster transcriptional repressor MraZ yields the protein MFLGTYEPRLDDKGRLILPAKFRDQLANGLVVTRGQEHCLYVFPFAEFENILQRLRQAPMTSKEARTYTRVFLSGANDQVPDKQGRITLPAALRSYAGLDRDLAVIGSGDHVEIWDAQAWESFLSTSEDEFADREEELIPGIF from the coding sequence ATGTTTCTTGGCACTTACGAGCCACGGCTCGATGACAAGGGGCGTTTGATACTCCCGGCAAAATTTCGTGATCAACTAGCAAACGGTTTGGTCGTCACTCGAGGTCAAGAGCACTGCCTGTATGTTTTCCCATTCGCAGAATTTGAAAATATACTCCAGCGGTTGCGTCAAGCTCCAATGACGTCAAAAGAAGCTCGCACATATACCCGCGTCTTCCTTTCCGGAGCTAACGATCAAGTCCCTGATAAGCAAGGTCGAATCACCCTGCCGGCCGCTCTACGTAGCTATGCAGGCTTAGATCGCGATCTAGCAGTTATCGGATCTGGGGACCACGTTGAAATTTGGGACGCCCAAGCCTGGGAGTCCTTCCTATCAACAAGCGAAGACGAATTTGCCGACCGTGAAGAAGAGTTAATACCCGGAATCTTCTGA
- a CDS encoding DUF3040 domain-containing protein, whose product MALSDYERQMLEQLEAQLKGDDPTLAESLGTEDLEHTRLALSIRHLVLGLIVAVIGLGVVVVSVASELIIVGIVGGVTVWLGLMYIVRGMSRVGVEAGGHAQRPTSHSGESFMERQKRAFDRRREEGGR is encoded by the coding sequence ATGGCTCTGTCAGACTATGAGCGTCAGATGCTTGAGCAGCTCGAGGCACAACTAAAGGGTGATGATCCGACGTTGGCTGAGTCGCTTGGAACTGAAGATCTTGAGCACACTAGGCTTGCGCTGTCCATCCGGCATTTAGTGCTTGGACTGATTGTTGCTGTCATTGGTCTAGGCGTTGTTGTGGTGAGTGTGGCCAGTGAATTAATTATTGTTGGCATCGTGGGTGGTGTTACTGTTTGGCTAGGGCTGATGTATATCGTTCGTGGAATGTCACGCGTCGGCGTTGAAGCTGGTGGGCACGCTCAGCGGCCAACGTCCCATTCGGGGGAGAGCTTCATGGAGCGTCAAAAACGAGCCTTTGATCGACGCCGTGAAGAAGGGGGTCGGTAG
- a CDS encoding peptidoglycan D,D-transpeptidase FtsI family protein encodes MDDRLETDSVSLTQRLLKNYRAGMGQGQGSGVAGRKFTNKRLSVTLVIVIVVALVLVLRLFQLQVLSAPQLARTARELRTQSITLEAKRGDIVDGKGNILATSVERYNVRVNQVEIAAYNEYNDDDELIGTGAAAAAKKIAPILQMDEAELGGIFLGGAEKNQWTLVKRDISPDTWREISALGIHGVYPERYMQRFYPNGNVAGNILGYTGVTAEDDTLAGRAGIEASYNTLLSGKNGELSVEVGPYGTVFPQAPKKEVPAVDGGKVQLTINRDLQLATQEALDAATERTNAEWGAAVVVEIGTGRILALGDSSSPDPSNLNDVKPGDWNSRAVQAVVEPGSTGKIITLSSALEAGAVSPTSTFVVPDQITMPNGQAFSDNDNHATETMTTAGIIGKSYNTGLIQIGDLVPDSYRYEMLEQFGIGHKTGVELPGEVDGFLKHHSEWDDRTRYTTMIGQSWAASTIQLGQMISIIGNDGVRVPLHIVDGVYDGEGVFEPTVIDASEQVVSAETARAANSILQGVTRSDSTGELARIPGYNVAGKTGTAEVPDENGNLTKRVGTFVGLVPAEKPQVAIAVVMYNPSGPGYGSVTAAPVFSEIGKFAMRSLGVAPSVEPLVKYPWNLSEM; translated from the coding sequence GTGGATGACCGCTTAGAAACTGATTCGGTCTCCCTTACCCAGCGCCTCCTGAAGAACTATCGTGCTGGTATGGGACAAGGCCAAGGCAGTGGCGTAGCTGGCCGAAAATTTACCAATAAGCGACTATCTGTCACCTTGGTTATTGTTATCGTTGTTGCGTTGGTGTTGGTATTGCGACTATTCCAGCTGCAGGTACTTAGTGCCCCGCAGTTAGCGAGAACTGCTCGAGAACTGCGCACCCAGTCTATTACCCTCGAAGCTAAACGAGGCGATATCGTTGACGGTAAAGGCAACATTCTGGCAACGTCGGTTGAACGGTACAACGTTCGGGTCAATCAAGTAGAAATCGCCGCATATAACGAATATAACGACGACGACGAACTGATTGGAACCGGCGCTGCAGCAGCAGCGAAAAAGATAGCGCCGATCCTCCAGATGGATGAAGCCGAGCTCGGCGGAATCTTCCTTGGTGGGGCTGAAAAAAATCAGTGGACGCTCGTCAAACGCGACATCTCACCCGATACGTGGCGCGAAATTTCTGCGCTAGGAATTCATGGAGTCTATCCAGAACGATACATGCAACGGTTCTATCCTAACGGCAATGTTGCCGGAAATATTTTGGGGTACACCGGAGTCACTGCCGAAGATGACACCCTCGCTGGTCGAGCCGGAATTGAGGCAAGCTACAATACGCTGCTGAGCGGGAAAAACGGCGAACTCTCCGTCGAAGTAGGTCCTTACGGAACAGTTTTCCCGCAAGCACCCAAGAAAGAAGTTCCGGCAGTTGACGGTGGCAAAGTACAGCTAACCATCAACCGTGACTTACAGCTAGCCACCCAAGAAGCCCTGGATGCGGCCACTGAGCGTACGAATGCCGAATGGGGCGCCGCCGTCGTCGTCGAAATTGGAACCGGACGTATCCTTGCGTTGGGAGACTCCTCAAGCCCAGACCCGTCAAATCTTAACGACGTCAAACCAGGGGACTGGAACTCGCGTGCAGTACAAGCTGTTGTTGAGCCTGGATCAACTGGAAAGATCATCACGCTTTCTAGTGCGTTGGAAGCCGGAGCGGTTTCACCGACCTCAACATTTGTTGTTCCAGACCAGATAACGATGCCCAACGGGCAAGCATTTTCTGATAACGATAATCACGCCACTGAAACGATGACCACGGCGGGGATCATCGGAAAATCCTACAATACCGGTCTGATTCAGATCGGCGATCTAGTTCCAGATAGCTACCGATACGAGATGCTTGAACAATTTGGAATTGGGCACAAAACCGGTGTTGAGCTACCGGGAGAAGTCGATGGTTTCCTTAAACACCATTCCGAATGGGATGATCGCACACGATACACCACCATGATCGGACAGTCCTGGGCGGCTTCAACTATTCAGCTTGGTCAAATGATTTCCATTATTGGCAACGACGGCGTACGCGTTCCACTCCATATCGTCGATGGCGTCTACGACGGCGAAGGCGTGTTCGAGCCAACGGTGATCGATGCTTCAGAACAAGTGGTCTCTGCTGAAACAGCGCGCGCCGCGAATAGTATTTTGCAAGGTGTTACCAGATCAGATTCCACCGGAGAGCTAGCTCGAATCCCTGGGTACAACGTTGCTGGAAAAACAGGTACGGCAGAAGTACCTGACGAGAACGGAAACCTGACTAAGCGCGTTGGTACCTTCGTGGGACTTGTGCCAGCTGAGAAACCGCAAGTTGCGATCGCGGTTGTTATGTACAATCCATCTGGTCCGGGCTATGGCTCGGTCACCGCGGCACCAGTTTTCTCCGAAATAGGGAAATTCGCCATGCGTTCATTGGGAGTTGCACCCTCGGTTGAGCCGCTGGTGAAATACCCATGGAATTTAAGTGAGATGTGA
- the rsmH gene encoding 16S rRNA (cytosine(1402)-N(4))-methyltransferase RsmH, translated as MALDAHNNALHIPVLLEPIINLLAPALNDGGVLIDCTLGMGGHSEAFLRSFPQLRVIGIDRDEQAIDLASRRLSQFGDRFSAVHTTYDNVDQVAKTFGHDGRVDAILMDLGVSSLQLDEAERGFSYSHDAPLDMRMDTSSPVTAAHLLATLSHSELTRILRVYGEEKFAAQIAREIIKRRQSSPIERTSELADLIRETIPAPARRKGGNPSKRTFQALRIAVNNELDVLEAAVPRAIESLRVGGRLAIESYQSLEDRIVKEALNVGLKSTSPPGLPMELEDHGPYLNSLTRGAHKADRHEQENNPRSASVRLRAVERLRPTPPHIHQSYRRQGSVS; from the coding sequence ATGGCATTAGATGCACACAATAACGCGTTGCACATTCCAGTGTTGCTAGAACCGATTATTAATCTCCTCGCACCAGCCCTCAACGATGGAGGCGTGCTCATTGACTGTACGCTGGGCATGGGCGGGCACTCGGAAGCGTTTTTACGTTCCTTTCCACAGCTACGTGTTATCGGCATCGATCGTGATGAGCAGGCAATCGACCTCGCAAGCCGCCGCCTGAGCCAATTCGGCGATCGCTTTAGCGCTGTTCACACCACCTATGACAACGTCGACCAAGTCGCCAAAACCTTTGGCCACGATGGGCGAGTCGATGCCATATTGATGGATCTAGGCGTGTCCTCTCTCCAGCTCGACGAAGCTGAGCGTGGTTTTTCATACTCCCACGATGCACCCCTAGATATGCGGATGGACACAAGCTCCCCAGTGACTGCCGCACACCTGCTCGCAACACTCTCACATAGTGAATTAACCCGGATCTTGCGGGTCTACGGTGAAGAAAAATTCGCCGCCCAGATTGCGCGCGAAATTATCAAGCGCCGTCAATCCTCACCGATAGAACGCACCAGCGAACTTGCCGATCTCATCCGAGAAACCATTCCAGCCCCGGCACGCCGGAAAGGCGGAAACCCTTCAAAACGCACCTTCCAAGCCTTGCGCATCGCGGTTAACAATGAACTCGATGTCCTAGAAGCCGCAGTGCCACGAGCCATCGAATCACTGCGAGTGGGGGGACGCTTAGCAATCGAATCGTATCAGTCACTCGAAGATCGAATTGTTAAAGAAGCGCTCAACGTCGGTTTGAAGTCAACCTCGCCACCTGGGCTACCGATGGAACTAGAAGATCATGGCCCGTATTTAAACTCATTGACTCGTGGCGCACATAAAGCAGACCGGCACGAGCAAGAAAATAATCCACGTTCTGCTTCAGTTCGCCTACGAGCAGTTGAACGCCTCCGGCCAACTCCACCCCATATCCACCAGTCTTACCGTCGCCAAGGAAGTGTGTCATGA
- the murD gene encoding UDP-N-acetylmuramoyl-L-alanine--D-glutamate ligase produces MKRHIPGAQFFDDKKVAVLGLGVSGRAAIQALATHTSAELGAWDQSPSALATITSSQVAHSYACHDGGELVADVIAWQPDLVVIAPGFRQTGVEWQALRQAQLPVWSEIELAWQLRSCSSDGQYAPWLCVTGTNGKTTTVAMLESILQSAGRRACAVGNVGKPAVTAVSDVSEDAPEVVAVELSSFQLAATFSMEPTAAIVLNLADDHLEWHASRSEYAAAKASIYERTHIACLYPVGDSVVQDMVDNAEVIEGARAIGLSLGIPSRGELGFVEDAAVDRAFIPNAHRSAAELFTLADIAHLTPAGYDLPAHIVKDALAAAALARSIGVEPEAVSQGLRQFHSASHRIELVGNVEGVSYIDDSKATNAHAAQASLRAQDKHSTVWIVGGLAKGATFTDLVARVEDRLAGVVVIGVDQSPWRAALQNLQVPVTFIDNSAPEPMDEAVHEAHRMAKAGQTVLLAPASASQDQFASYSERGEKFEQAVRDLQNAGREG; encoded by the coding sequence GTGAAACGTCATATACCGGGCGCTCAATTTTTCGACGACAAAAAGGTTGCCGTATTAGGCCTTGGTGTTTCAGGGCGTGCCGCAATTCAGGCACTGGCCACCCATACCTCGGCCGAGCTGGGGGCGTGGGATCAATCCCCGTCAGCATTAGCTACTATCACTAGCAGCCAGGTAGCGCATTCATACGCTTGCCATGATGGTGGCGAATTGGTTGCGGATGTGATTGCCTGGCAACCAGACCTCGTCGTCATTGCTCCGGGATTTCGTCAAACTGGAGTAGAATGGCAGGCGTTGCGTCAAGCTCAGCTGCCAGTTTGGTCCGAAATTGAGTTGGCGTGGCAGTTACGCTCGTGTAGTTCCGATGGCCAGTATGCTCCGTGGCTGTGCGTTACTGGTACAAATGGCAAAACCACCACGGTCGCTATGCTCGAATCGATTCTGCAAAGTGCGGGTAGGCGCGCCTGTGCAGTGGGAAATGTTGGGAAACCAGCAGTAACTGCAGTATCGGATGTGAGTGAAGATGCACCAGAGGTAGTAGCTGTTGAACTTTCATCGTTTCAGTTAGCAGCAACATTTTCAATGGAGCCAACCGCAGCCATAGTGCTTAATCTAGCCGATGATCACTTAGAATGGCATGCAAGCCGATCTGAATATGCGGCGGCTAAAGCATCGATTTATGAACGAACCCATATCGCGTGCTTGTATCCGGTAGGAGATAGCGTAGTTCAGGACATGGTCGATAATGCCGAGGTTATCGAAGGCGCGCGCGCGATTGGCTTATCGTTAGGAATTCCATCACGTGGTGAATTGGGATTCGTCGAAGATGCGGCAGTGGATCGAGCCTTTATTCCAAACGCTCACCGCAGTGCCGCAGAACTTTTTACGCTGGCTGATATTGCCCATTTGACTCCGGCCGGATATGACTTGCCGGCGCATATCGTCAAAGATGCGTTGGCTGCAGCTGCTTTAGCGCGCTCAATTGGAGTAGAGCCCGAAGCAGTTAGCCAAGGATTACGCCAATTCCATTCGGCTAGTCATCGAATTGAACTTGTTGGAAATGTTGAGGGAGTTTCCTATATCGACGATTCGAAGGCTACAAATGCTCATGCTGCTCAGGCATCGCTACGTGCCCAAGATAAACACAGCACGGTGTGGATAGTGGGCGGTTTAGCCAAAGGGGCTACGTTCACTGATTTAGTGGCGCGGGTTGAAGATCGACTGGCGGGCGTAGTTGTTATTGGCGTTGATCAAAGTCCGTGGCGTGCCGCCTTACAAAATCTTCAGGTTCCAGTAACCTTTATAGACAACAGCGCGCCCGAACCTATGGATGAAGCAGTCCACGAAGCCCATCGCATGGCCAAGGCTGGGCAAACTGTTCTGCTAGCCCCAGCGAGTGCTTCCCAGGATCAGTTTGCTAGCTACAGTGAGCGTGGCGAAAAGTTCGAGCAGGCTGTTCGTGATCTTCAAAATGCAGGCAGGGAGGGATAA
- the mraY gene encoding phospho-N-acetylmuramoyl-pentapeptide-transferase, whose product MLAILIALGTALIIALLGTPFFIRVLQRRSYGQFIREDGPTTHLVKRGTPTMGGVVIITATIAGWAIANIVMQRVPTVTGYLLLGLMAGMGFVGFLDDFIKVSKERSLGLTPRAKMLGLGTVGITFAILSLQFPNQEHRTPGSTAISFVRDTPLNLATWGPIIGLILFVLWANFLISAWSNGVNLTDGLDGLAAGASMLAFGAYTIVGIWQYYQPCESIVATNTGCYDVRDPREIAIICAAIVGACFGFLWHNTSPAAIFMGDTGSLALGGTFAGVSILTRTEVLAVLLGGLFVVIVISDVIQIGMFKMTGKRVFRMAPLHHHFELKGWKEVTIVVRFWLIQGLFISAGMFLFYAEWLAQQ is encoded by the coding sequence ATGCTCGCGATTCTTATAGCACTTGGAACAGCGCTCATTATTGCGCTGCTAGGTACCCCGTTCTTTATCCGGGTTCTTCAGCGACGTTCATACGGGCAGTTTATTCGCGAAGATGGGCCCACTACTCATCTGGTTAAACGCGGCACTCCGACTATGGGTGGTGTTGTTATCATCACCGCAACGATTGCCGGGTGGGCTATTGCAAATATCGTCATGCAACGTGTACCTACCGTAACAGGCTATCTTTTGCTGGGCTTGATGGCAGGTATGGGTTTTGTAGGATTTCTCGATGACTTTATCAAAGTGAGCAAGGAACGCTCACTGGGATTGACTCCGCGCGCAAAAATGTTGGGCTTGGGTACTGTTGGCATAACGTTTGCTATTCTATCGCTTCAGTTCCCTAACCAGGAGCACCGTACTCCGGGTTCGACGGCGATTTCGTTTGTTCGAGATACGCCGTTAAATCTTGCCACGTGGGGCCCGATTATCGGTTTGATCCTCTTTGTTCTTTGGGCAAATTTCCTTATCAGCGCATGGTCGAATGGCGTAAATCTCACTGACGGTCTCGATGGTCTTGCTGCCGGGGCTTCGATGCTGGCGTTTGGTGCCTATACAATTGTTGGAATTTGGCAATATTACCAGCCATGTGAATCGATTGTGGCAACTAATACCGGGTGTTATGACGTGCGCGATCCACGCGAGATAGCGATCATCTGTGCGGCTATTGTGGGAGCCTGTTTCGGTTTCTTGTGGCACAATACTTCACCGGCCGCCATCTTCATGGGAGATACTGGATCGTTGGCTTTAGGTGGCACCTTTGCCGGTGTGTCAATCCTTACGCGTACTGAAGTTTTAGCAGTCCTCTTGGGTGGCCTTTTTGTTGTCATCGTTATCTCTGACGTTATCCAGATCGGAATGTTTAAAATGACGGGCAAGCGTGTATTTAGGATGGCTCCGCTGCATCATCATTTCGAGCTTAAAGGCTGGAAAGAAGTCACGATCGTGGTACGGTTTTGGCTCATCCAAGGCCTCTTTATCTCAGCTGGCATGTTCTTATTCTATGCAGAATGGTTGGCCCAACAGTGA
- the dinB gene encoding DNA polymerase IV has translation MSRAPRSHTARRFWGDDDSGTPILHIDMDAFFVSVELLYRPDLIGKPVAVGGQDRGVISAASYEARTHGVNSAMPVAQARRRCPHLIILPAHHDRYAAVSERIMNYLRSITPLVEQLSVDEAFLDVKGAQKLFGSPVQIAHQIRAHIRSAEGLAASVGIASTKHVAKVASAHAKPDGLLLVPKERTQDFLLTLPVGALWGVGDKTRGLLHDRGIIDVSDILTVGRQRLVAILGSSQGNHLYDLASGKDERKVQPVREEKSVSKEHTFFEPMHKHEDALRMILTQAHDVGRRLRAHDLYGRTVTIKVRYSNFHTITRSVTLGAGTNTGADIFDAARSLFDQLPSSDLGIRLLGVKVDQLSPAGQGIQLALGDDGRRSRAEETMDSIREKFGHAILQQGSLMETDSRQPPTI, from the coding sequence GTGTCACGAGCTCCGCGTTCGCATACTGCCCGCCGATTTTGGGGTGATGATGATTCGGGCACTCCCATCCTTCACATAGATATGGATGCATTCTTTGTTTCAGTTGAATTGTTGTATCGGCCAGATTTGATTGGCAAGCCAGTGGCAGTTGGCGGTCAAGATCGTGGAGTTATTTCTGCTGCTTCCTATGAAGCGCGCACGCATGGGGTTAATTCCGCTATGCCAGTTGCCCAGGCTCGACGTCGTTGCCCGCACTTAATTATCCTTCCAGCTCACCACGATAGATATGCCGCCGTCTCTGAGCGCATTATGAACTATTTGCGTTCTATTACTCCGCTTGTTGAGCAATTGTCTGTAGACGAAGCGTTTTTAGATGTCAAAGGCGCGCAGAAATTGTTTGGATCTCCTGTTCAGATTGCACATCAGATTCGCGCCCATATTCGATCTGCGGAAGGGCTTGCGGCCTCAGTGGGGATTGCTAGTACGAAGCATGTAGCTAAGGTTGCTTCAGCCCATGCTAAACCTGACGGTCTACTGCTTGTTCCTAAGGAACGTACACAAGATTTTTTGCTTACCTTACCTGTTGGTGCGTTGTGGGGAGTGGGGGATAAAACGCGAGGTCTTCTCCACGATAGAGGCATTATTGACGTCAGCGATATTCTCACTGTTGGACGCCAGCGCCTTGTCGCGATTTTGGGGTCATCTCAAGGCAATCATCTTTATGATCTGGCATCGGGCAAAGATGAGCGAAAAGTCCAACCAGTGCGCGAAGAGAAGTCGGTTTCTAAGGAGCATACGTTCTTCGAACCGATGCACAAACATGAAGATGCGTTGCGCATGATTCTTACTCAGGCGCACGACGTCGGACGCCGATTGCGTGCCCATGACCTCTATGGGCGTACGGTGACGATTAAAGTACGTTATTCGAATTTTCATACTATTACTCGATCGGTGACGTTAGGGGCTGGGACGAATACGGGGGCAGATATTTTTGACGCAGCCCGATCATTGTTCGATCAGCTTCCTTCTTCTGATTTAGGTATTCGTCTTTTGGGAGTCAAGGTTGACCAGTTATCGCCAGCCGGGCAAGGAATTCAGCTTGCGCTGGGTGATGATGGGCGGCGCTCGCGAGCTGAGGAAACGATGGATAGTATTCGGGAAAAATTTGGTCATGCGATCTTACAGCAAGGATCGTTAATGGAAACTGATTCACGTCAGCCTCCTACTATTTGA
- a CDS encoding UDP-N-acetylmuramoyl-L-alanyl-D-glutamate--2,6-diaminopimelate ligase: protein MIRPRNVTPVRLGNLIPNCPPEYADILISGASADNRNIRRGDLFFALAGSHVHGAKYAQAAVEAGAHAIITDPQGASYISGSLGRDVGLIVDPDIGVKVGKIASEIYGRPAQKLTTYAVTGTNGKTTTAFMIDHILRALGETTGLIGTVAVQLAGVEVPATLTTPQPADLQAMLAALVERGGRSLVMEVSSHAIAQGRIDPMHFSVAGFTNLTQDHLDYHHTLEEYFEAKAQLFTEKYATTGVVITDSSWGQEILNRQHGRLVALRTNTQEPGAWNIVDRDNQQFTLVDPDGDQLTTSSSLPGDFNIANAALAIAMVAKAGHRLQDIAHALRQTHGVSAVVPGRMEVVGDQPRVIVDFAHNEDALAKALAALRASTSGKLIVITGSAGDRDVTKRPAMARSAATLADELIITDDDPHFEDPAQIRQDLIAGIPAGRIWREIPDRRQAIQTTIVAASSADTILIAGRGHERFQDVHGTLIELDDRQVAREALAMRKAMQ, encoded by the coding sequence ATGATTCGTCCCCGCAATGTAACACCAGTTAGGTTAGGAAACCTCATACCTAACTGTCCACCAGAATATGCCGATATCCTAATTAGCGGCGCCAGTGCAGATAACCGCAATATCCGGCGCGGCGATCTCTTCTTTGCACTTGCTGGTTCGCACGTCCACGGCGCGAAATATGCTCAGGCTGCGGTTGAGGCGGGAGCTCATGCCATCATCACAGATCCGCAAGGAGCTAGCTATATCTCGGGAAGTCTGGGGAGGGATGTTGGACTGATCGTCGATCCAGATATCGGTGTCAAAGTTGGAAAGATCGCAAGTGAAATCTATGGTCGACCCGCGCAAAAACTGACAACGTATGCGGTTACGGGAACGAATGGGAAAACAACGACCGCCTTTATGATCGACCATATCTTACGAGCTCTTGGTGAAACGACTGGTCTGATTGGCACGGTTGCAGTCCAGCTAGCCGGAGTTGAGGTTCCGGCCACTTTGACCACACCACAACCAGCGGATCTGCAAGCCATGCTTGCCGCGCTCGTTGAACGAGGCGGTAGGAGCTTGGTGATGGAAGTTTCCTCGCACGCAATAGCCCAGGGTCGAATCGATCCAATGCATTTTAGTGTCGCAGGTTTTACTAACCTCACTCAAGATCACTTGGATTATCATCACACGCTCGAAGAATACTTTGAAGCTAAAGCCCAGCTTTTTACCGAAAAATATGCAACAACTGGGGTAGTGATAACCGATAGTTCCTGGGGGCAGGAAATACTCAACCGCCAGCACGGCCGCCTCGTGGCTTTACGTACGAACACGCAAGAACCTGGCGCTTGGAATATCGTCGATCGCGATAATCAGCAATTTACGTTGGTCGATCCGGATGGAGATCAGCTAACCACGTCGTCGTCGTTACCTGGCGATTTCAATATCGCAAACGCAGCCCTAGCAATTGCGATGGTGGCAAAAGCAGGACACCGCCTTCAAGACATTGCGCACGCATTGCGCCAAACCCATGGAGTGAGCGCGGTTGTGCCTGGGCGAATGGAAGTTGTTGGTGACCAGCCGCGTGTAATTGTTGACTTTGCGCACAACGAAGATGCGTTAGCTAAAGCGCTGGCTGCGTTGCGTGCATCCACGAGTGGAAAACTTATCGTTATTACCGGATCTGCAGGAGATCGTGATGTGACAAAACGACCAGCAATGGCTCGTAGCGCTGCCACGCTCGCCGATGAGCTGATCATTACCGATGATGATCCGCACTTCGAAGATCCCGCACAGATTCGTCAAGACCTGATAGCAGGTATCCCTGCTGGTAGGATATGGCGTGAGATTCCCGATCGTCGCCAAGCGATCCAAACCACAATTGTTGCGGCTAGTTCGGCAGATACTATACTCATTGCCGGACGCGGGCACGAACGTTTCCAAGATGTTCATGGCACACTGATCGAATTAGATGATCGCCAGGTAGCTCGCGAAGCACTAGCAATGCGAAAGGCCATGCAATGA
- a CDS encoding UDP-N-acetylmuramoyl-tripeptide--D-alanyl-D-alanine ligase, with the protein MITMTFEEVARSVNATSSSTPSIATRAVRGISTDNRRITPGDVFVAIAGERADGNTYAQAAIEAGAVGVISADKDRAIASGVDPELIISVQDPIEALGLLAHAQAQLLRVEGAKDFHVVAVTGSVGKTTTKDLLALLLRNRGPIVAPPGSFNNELGLPLTVLQAEQTTATLVVEMGADHIGNIDYLTGIIQPDISVVLAVGRAHIGEFGGIDNIALAKSELVRGTRPGGIVVLNYDDERVRNMAKDARGDVVYFSASGQHTEGVWASDISTSDTGHASFTLHYGDQQARVDLGLVGRHHVTNALAAASVALLMGSTVSQCAQDLTHARAGSPHRMDVWNRSGITIIDDSYNANPDSMRAGLQALSHIGHGRRTIAVLGQMLELGESSQSEHRDIGTIVAELGIDILIGFGPGIEPIIEAAHTRGVRVESVAEVSQAMHLLDTLIDEGDVVLLKGSNGSGVWRLADALKEIGR; encoded by the coding sequence ATGATTACCATGACATTCGAAGAAGTGGCGCGCTCGGTTAATGCGACGTCGAGTAGTACACCATCGATTGCAACACGTGCAGTTCGTGGTATTTCCACGGATAATCGACGCATCACTCCCGGCGATGTTTTTGTTGCCATTGCAGGCGAACGTGCAGATGGCAACACCTATGCTCAGGCCGCTATCGAGGCAGGTGCTGTTGGGGTCATTAGTGCAGACAAAGATCGGGCGATCGCCAGTGGAGTTGATCCTGAACTTATAATTTCCGTCCAAGATCCGATTGAAGCACTTGGTCTATTAGCCCATGCGCAAGCACAGCTCTTGCGCGTTGAGGGCGCAAAAGATTTTCACGTTGTGGCTGTTACCGGTTCGGTGGGCAAAACCACCACGAAAGATCTCCTTGCGCTCTTACTTCGTAATCGTGGCCCGATAGTTGCCCCACCTGGATCGTTTAATAATGAGCTGGGGTTACCGCTAACTGTTCTCCAGGCCGAGCAGACCACGGCTACGCTCGTTGTCGAAATGGGAGCAGACCATATTGGCAATATTGATTATCTTACCGGGATTATCCAACCAGATATTTCGGTAGTTTTAGCCGTGGGGCGCGCCCATATTGGTGAGTTTGGTGGCATCGATAATATTGCGTTAGCTAAGTCTGAGCTGGTGCGTGGCACGCGCCCGGGGGGAATCGTCGTGTTAAATTACGACGACGAACGCGTGCGCAACATGGCGAAAGATGCCCGCGGCGACGTCGTCTACTTTAGTGCTAGTGGCCAGCATACTGAGGGCGTGTGGGCTTCTGATATTTCGACGTCGGACACCGGCCATGCCTCGTTCACACTGCACTATGGGGACCAACAAGCACGAGTGGACCTTGGGTTAGTTGGTCGACATCATGTCACAAATGCGCTTGCGGCGGCCAGTGTAGCGCTCTTGATGGGGAGCACGGTTAGCCAGTGTGCCCAAGATTTAACCCATGCCCGCGCTGGCAGTCCGCATCGGATGGATGTGTGGAATCGGTCTGGGATTACCATCATTGATGATTCCTACAATGCAAATCCAGATTCTATGCGCGCAGGTTTACAGGCGTTATCTCATATTGGCCACGGCAGGCGAACAATTGCTGTGCTTGGGCAAATGCTTGAGCTGGGGGAGTCTTCGCAGAGCGAGCATCGCGACATTGGCACAATTGTGGCAGAGTTAGGTATCGATATCCTGATTGGGTTTGGCCCTGGAATCGAACCTATCATCGAAGCAGCTCATACCCGCGGGGTTAGAGTTGAATCGGTAGCGGAGGTGAGCCAAGCTATGCATTTACTTGATACGCTTATCGATGAAGGCGACGTAGTATTGTTAAAAGGTTCAAATGGTTCTGGGGTGTGGCGCCTCGCAGACGCTCTAAAGGAGATAGGTCGCTAA